The Verrucomicrobiota bacterium genome segment CTAGTTCGCGCGTTTTGCCTGTAGCAGCCGGCGTCGCGTCGGCTGCTACAGATTCGATCTTGTGCGCTACACGAGCCATTCGTCCAGGTGTGCCTTCACAAACTCATCATCGTTGAGATGCGGATAAGCGAGATAAACGCGGTTGATTTCCTCCGCCTGGCCGGGCGATAAGGTTTCGGCTGGATTCAGGCAAAGGATGTTCGCGAGCAGTCCCTGGCGCCGCAGCACTTCGTGGATGCCGGCAATGCACCCGGCAAAGTTGTGGGACGGATCAAAAAAGGCCGCGTTCGCGTCCGTCACTTGCGCGGCCAGCGTGAGCGTTTCAGGCGGAATCGCTGCCCCGCTACGCAACCTCCTGCAATGGTCGAGCAATTCCACCGCCTTCTTCGTCCAGCAAGCCCAATGCCCGAGCGATCCGCCGACCAGGCCAAGCCGCACGCTTTTTCCGGTCACGCTAATTTCATATTGTGTCAGCAGATCGAGCACAATGTTGTCGTCGTTTCCCGTGTAAAGAGCGATCTCTCCGGCGCGGCCGGCCTCGGCCACACCGCGGACTACATCCAGTGTCTGGTAGCGATTGAAGGGCGCGAGCTTGATCGCCACGACGTTCGGGATCGCGGCAAAACGCCGCCAGAAACCGATAGAAAGCAATCGCCCCCCGGCCGCGGGCTGCAGATAAAAGCCCATGAGCGGAATTTCCCGCGCCACGGCCTCGCAATGAGCGATCAGTCCGGCGTCGTCCACGTCACGCATCGCGCCCAGCGACAAAAGCCCGGCGTCGTAACCGATCTCGCGCGCGAAGACCGCTTCGCTCGTGGCCTGGTGGGTTTGGCCGCAAATTCCAGCGATCCGAATTGTTTTCCGATTTGCCGCTTTGTCGCACGCCGCGACCGTGCCGGCGGCCAGTTCCAGCACCGGCTTGAACAGGCCGTGTTCGGGCCGCCGAATCTCAAATTGAGTCGTGTGCACCCCGACCGCAATCCCGCCCGCGCCCGCAGCGTGGTAATAACGCGTCAGCGCGCGCTGGCGGCGCTCATCTAGTTTTCTCGTGCCGGTCAACGCGAGCGGATGCGCCGGGATGACTAAACCCTTGCGCAATCCGTCAATAACCCAGCTCGCAGGCAGCGGATACTCGGCCATAGGAGTCAAGCTTGCCGAGTTGGCGAAAAAACTTGAAGAGACAAAAATCGTCCCCGATCGACTGTGTTGGAGTAGCGGAGTGTCGGAGTAGTGGAGTAATGGAGTAATGGAGCGGTGAAATGCTGGTGTTCCACCACTCCACCACTCCCCCACCCGCCCTGTCCGCGCCAGCGCCGTTACTTCAGCACCACTTCCTTGCCGGAGGACGCGGACGCGTAGATCGCGTCGAGGATTTGCTGGACCCTCACGGCCTCCTCCACTGCTGAAAACGTCTTTTTCGCCTGGAGAATGCCGGTGACGAAATGGTGAAGCGGGTCTTCCGAAAAGGCCGGTTTGGGAGAAACCAAATCGACCGTTTCGCAGCCATTCGGCCCGTCCCGGAAAAGCCGCGCCGGGTAAAGGGAAAGTCCGCCCATGGTTCCCATCAGATCAATCCCGTATTCGCGCGCAGAAGGCGCGTGATACGCTGCCCAACTCGTTTCCAGGATGACACTGCGGCCAGATCGCAGCTTGATCAACGCCGCCCCATAGTCGTCGACATCGAACGTCGGCGGCGAATCGATGGCGCTCTTGCCCCATTCCCCGTTGCCGGCGCCGCGCGGACCCAACTTCGAATGGACCTGCCCGGAAACGGACCGGGCCTCGAACTCTCCCAGCAAGTGCAGGCACGTATCGAGCATGTGCACGCCGAGATCGCAGGTCGCGCCGCCGCCCGCCAATTCTTTTTGCGTGAACCACGAGCCAATGTGCGGGATTGCCGCCCGCCGGAGAAAAAACGCGCGCGCGTGATACACCTCTCCGATCTGGCCGCGTTCGAGAATCTCCTTCGCGAGTTGCGTGTGCCGGAGGAAACGGAAATTCTGCGCGACCATCACCACGCAACGCATCCGCTTGGCCGTCTCCAGAATCTTGGCCGCGGCTTTGGCGTTTGTCGCCATGGGCTTTTCCAGGAAAACGTGCTTGCGCGCTTGCAAGGCCTCGATCGCGACCTGCGCATGGAGATAATTCGGCAGCGCAATCGTGACGGCATCGATGTCCGGTTGATCGAGGAGTTCGCGGTAATC includes the following:
- a CDS encoding dihydrodipicolinate synthase family protein; its protein translation is MAEYPLPASWVIDGLRKGLVIPAHPLALTGTRKLDERRQRALTRYYHAAGAGGIAVGVHTTQFEIRRPEHGLFKPVLELAAGTVAACDKAANRKTIRIAGICGQTHQATSEAVFAREIGYDAGLLSLGAMRDVDDAGLIAHCEAVAREIPLMGFYLQPAAGGRLLSIGFWRRFAAIPNVVAIKLAPFNRYQTLDVVRGVAEAGRAGEIALYTGNDDNIVLDLLTQYEISVTGKSVRLGLVGGSLGHWACWTKKAVELLDHCRRLRSGAAIPPETLTLAAQVTDANAAFFDPSHNFAGCIAGIHEVLRRQGLLANILCLNPAETLSPGQAEEINRVYLAYPHLNDDEFVKAHLDEWLV
- a CDS encoding Gfo/Idh/MocA family oxidoreductase: MPGRLRCAVIGTGAMGYEHLKSLISCPQAATVAIAESDPKRSKEAADLLKIPRSYKDYRELLDQPDIDAVTIALPNYLHAQVAIEALQARKHVFLEKPMATNAKAAAKILETAKRMRCVVMVAQNFRFLRHTQLAKEILERGQIGEVYHARAFFLRRAAIPHIGSWFTQKELAGGGATCDLGVHMLDTCLHLLGEFEARSVSGQVHSKLGPRGAGNGEWGKSAIDSPPTFDVDDYGAALIKLRSGRSVILETSWAAYHAPSAREYGIDLMGTMGGLSLYPARLFRDGPNGCETVDLVSPKPAFSEDPLHHFVTGILQAKKTFSAVEEAVRVQQILDAIYASASSGKEVVLK